A segment of the Spiroplasma helicoides genome:
GATTTGTCGTAATTTATTTCAAGCAACAATTGATATATTTAGACAAGTTATAACAGATTTACTAAAAGTATCTGACTCTTTATACGGTACAGTTTACTCAATTTCACCTTTAGATTCAGCAACAATCAAAAAAATTGAATCTAAACTATCAAACAAAACAAACAAAAAAGTTATTTTAGAAAATGTTATACGTGAAGAACTTATAGCAGGAATTTTGGTTGAAATTGATGGCAAAAGATTTGACTCATCAGTTCAAGGTAAAATGCTTGATATGAGAAGAAAAGTCATTATAAATAGAAAATAAAGGTAAGGTGATATTATGCCACTAAAAATAAATGAGATATCTGAAGTAATTAAAAAACAAATTCAAGATTATGGAAAAGATCTTGTCGTTCAAGAAGTTGGTACTGTTGCCAGTATTGGTGATGGTGTTGCCTTATTATTTGGACTAGACAAAGCTATGATGGGTGAACTATTAATTTTTAATGACAACATTTATGGAATGGCCTTGAACCTAGAGGACGGTGCAGTTGGTGCTGTTATTATGGGTGATGATAGTGAAATTAAACAAGGTGATAAAGTAAAAAGATCAAACAGAGTTGTTGAAACTCCAGTTGGAGATGAACTACTTGGAAGAGTTTTAGATGGAATTGGTAATCCAATTGATGGTAATGGACCATTAAAAAATAAAAAATGAGCTCCTGTTGAAAAAATTGCTTCAGGAGTTATGTCAAGAAAATCAGTTGACCAACCTTTAGAAACTGGTATTCTTTCAATCGACTCAATTATTCCAATTGGAAAAGGTCAAAGGGAGTTAATTATTGGTGATAGACAAACAGGAAAAACATCAATTGCAATTGACTCAATTATTAATCAAAAAGGTAAAAATGTTAAATGTGTATATGTTGCTATTGGACAAAAAGAATCAACAGTTGCACAAGTTGTAGAAAAATTAAAACAAGCTGGAGCAATGGAATTTACAACTGTTATTTCTGCTTCTGCTAGTGAATCAGCACCTATGCAATATATAGCTCCTTATACTGGAGTTTCAATTGCAGAAGAATGAATGGCTGGTGGAGATGATGTTTTAATTATTTATGATGACCTATCAAAACACGCTATAGCTTATCGTACACTAGCACTATTGCTAAGAAGACCACCAGGTAGAGAAGCTTACCCAGGGGACGTTTTCTACTTACACTCAAGATTATTAGAAAGAGCTGCAAGAGTTAACGAAAAATTTGGAGGAGGAAGTATTACTGCTCTTCCAATTATTGAAACACAAGCTGGAGATATCTCAGCATATATTCCAACTAATGTTATTTCAATTACTGATGGACAAATATTCTTGTCAGAACAATTATTTAACTCAGGAATTAGACCTGCTGTTGATACAGGACTTTCAGTTTCTAGGGTTGGTAGTTCAGCACAAATTAAAGCCGTTAAACAAATGGGTGGTACATTAAAACTTGAGTTAGCTCAATACTA
Coding sequences within it:
- the atpA gene encoding F0F1 ATP synthase subunit alpha, which encodes MPLKINEISEVIKKQIQDYGKDLVVQEVGTVASIGDGVALLFGLDKAMMGELLIFNDNIYGMALNLEDGAVGAVIMGDDSEIKQGDKVKRSNRVVETPVGDELLGRVLDGIGNPIDGNGPLKNKKWAPVEKIASGVMSRKSVDQPLETGILSIDSIIPIGKGQRELIIGDRQTGKTSIAIDSIINQKGKNVKCVYVAIGQKESTVAQVVEKLKQAGAMEFTTVISASASESAPMQYIAPYTGVSIAEEWMAGGDDVLIIYDDLSKHAIAYRTLALLLRRPPGREAYPGDVFYLHSRLLERAARVNEKFGGGSITALPIIETQAGDISAYIPTNVISITDGQIFLSEQLFNSGIRPAVDTGLSVSRVGSSAQIKAVKQMGGTLKLELAQYYELQAFAKFGSDLDESTKATLDHGAKIVELLKQRQYSPISQVKQAIILLAIKERLIKWLPVSEMVGFKVELLKHFKSNEKAKALVKQLEAEKAFDDDLTTKVRTEIIKVIKEYTNHLKDWKATNYGSQEEWNKLK
- a CDS encoding F0F1 ATP synthase subunit delta, with product MFAKQSLIKNWSSAITTIATENKKVEEFLSTARDLNALFLKDHEIIDFFSNRSIDLQDRIKMLDKAFASKIDVNLLNTLKLLICRNLFQATIDIFRQVITDLLKVSDSLYGTVYSISPLDSATIKKIESKLSNKTNKKVILENVIREELIAGILVEIDGKRFDSSVQGKMLDMRRKVIINRK